Proteins encoded together in one Quercus lobata isolate SW786 chromosome 3, ValleyOak3.0 Primary Assembly, whole genome shotgun sequence window:
- the LOC115979927 gene encoding nicotinamidase 2-like yields the protein MGSYKKYEKRKRNPDPKTSALLVIDVQNYFSSMAHPILPNLLQTIQLCRRASIPVIFTRHSHTDADGGMLAEWWNGDLIMDGTAEAELMPELEKLPEDMVVRKNTYSAFRNTRLEEQLREMGVEEVIVTGVMTNLCCETTAREAFVRGFRVFFSTDATATSDLELHEATLKNLAYGFAYFVDCKRLQEGLFGNQ from the coding sequence atggGGTCGTACAAGAAATacgagaagagaaagagaaacccaGACCCCAAAACCTCAGCGCTCTTGGTCATTGACGTGCAGAACTACTTTTCCTCCATGGCCCACCCAATCCTCCCCAACCTGCTCCAAACCATTCAGCTCTGCCGACGCGCCTCCATCCCCGTCATCTTCACGCGCCACTCCCACACTGACGCCGACGGCGGCATGCTTGCGGAGTGGTGGAACGGCGACCTCATCATGGACGGGACAGCGGAGGCGGAGCTCATGCCGGAGCTGGAGAAGCTGCCGGAGGACATGGTGGTGCGGAAGAACACGTACAGTGCGTTCAGGAACACGCGCCTAGAGGAGCAGCTGCGCGAGATGGGTGTGGAGGAGGTGATCGTCACGGGTGTCATGACTAACCTCTGCTGCGAGACGACGGCGCGTGAGGCTTTCGTCAGGGGGTTTAGGGTCTTCTTCTCCACCGACGCGACTGCCACGTCGGATTTGGAGCTGCACGAGGCCACGCTCAAGAACCTGGCATATGGTTTCGCTTACTTTGTTGATTGCAAGAGGCTTCAAGAGGGCCTCTTTGGGAATCAATAA